A genomic region of Saccopteryx bilineata isolate mSacBil1 chromosome 1, mSacBil1_pri_phased_curated, whole genome shotgun sequence contains the following coding sequences:
- the PRR22 gene encoding proline-rich protein 22: MQHPKPFYTPLAPQESFLPGGLDGSEGPGRQPAPSCTEPLPIVGSSNLYPPNLEKEVFPAPPAGFQMAPCGCFFDPRIYRIEWATTDFGQSSLYKLAAVGGGMLAGGPASPGTYLLEPQHYLKAPVPPPPYPHFQPVPGGPQYLMPYFQPDRPGPEAQGFMGDGGGPAFVELPPPLLKEGLVPLPPQLPCKENKVPPRLITLPTEAALPPVAYGHLKGRLNQFQRPGEPLAFPTKDLQGSGTGPGLLYPPGPGDLKAAEAEAAPLGAGETRSPEEARAFVLPEKVLLEDAMKLFDCSPGVAEPEGSLCKAPGPALPDSGGGGDDASGDIRSLHLPDELLSFDYSVPEILDTVSNVEYFFNFKALDEEPPPCPGPPATTTVAPTLRADPPSKRKSNASASKKGRQGGKSKQAVGLASAPPPVPRLDLGATPH, encoded by the exons ATGCAGCACCCCAAGCCCTTCTACACACCTCTAGCTCCCCAAGAAAGTTTCCTCCCTGGAGGCCTGGATGGCAGCGAGGGGCCTGGCCGCCAGCCCGCTCCTTCCTGCACAGAGCCTCTTCCCATTGTGG GTTCCTCCAACCTGTATCCCCCAAACCTGGAGAAAgaggtgtttccagctcctccagcAG GTTTCCAGATGGCGCCCTGCGGCTGCTTCTTTGACCCCCGCATTTACCGAATTGAGTGGGCCACCACCGACTTCGGCCAGTCGTCCCTGTACAAGCTGGCAGCAGTGGGTGGCGGGATGCTGGCTGGGGGCCCCGCCTCACCAGGCACCTATCTCCTAGAGCCCCAGCACTACCTCAAGGCCCCAGTGCCACCTCCGCCATACCCCCATTTTCAGCCAGTGCCTGGGGGACCCCAGTACCTCATGCCCTACTTCCAGCCAGACAGACCTGGGCCCGAGGCCCAAGGCTTCATGGGGGATGGGGGGGGCCCTGCCTTTGTcgagctgcccccacccctgctcaAGGAAGGCCTGGTACCCCTGCCACCACAGCTGCCCTGCAAGGAAAACAAAGTGCCTCCTCGTCTCATCACGCTGCCCACTGAGGCTGCACTGCCCCCTGTGGCCTATGGCCACCTCAAGGGTCGCCTGAACCAGTTCCAAAGGCCTGGGGAGCCCCTGGCCTTTCCCACCAAGGACCTGCAGGGCAGTGGCACTGGGCCGGGCCTGCTGTACCCACCAGGCCCTGGGGACCTCAAGGCAGCTGAAGCAGAGGCAGCCCCACTGGGAGCAGGTGAGACCAGGTCCCCTGAGGAGGCCAGGGCCTTTGTGCTGCCTGAAAAGGTGCTGCTAGAAGACGCCATGAAGCTCTTTGACTGCTCTCCAGGGGTTGCCGAGCCTGAGGGTTCCTTGTGCAAGGCCCCTGGGCCAGCCCTGCCTGACAGCGGGGGTGGTGGGGATGACGCCTCTGGTGACATCCGCTCGCTACACCTGCCAGATGAGTTGCTGTCCTTCGACTACAGTGTGCCTGAGATCCTGGACACAGTGTCCAACGTGGAGTACTTTTTCAACTTCAAGGCCCTCGACGAGGAGCCACCCCCCTGCCCAGGCCCCCCTGCCACCACCACTGTGGCCCCTACACTTCGGGCTGACCCCCCCAGCAAAAGAAAGTCCAATGCCTCTGCCAGCAAGAAGGGGAGGCAAGGAGGCAAGAGTAAGCAGGCCGTGGGCCTGGCCAGCGCCCCACCCCCAGTACCCAGGCTGGACCTGGGAGCCACCCCCCATTAA